GAGTGCAGTCTCCGGGTCAACACGTGCGTAGAGAACTGATCGACGGGGTTGCTTACCCAGATTGACGGATATGGAGTGAAAATAGCGGGGTTGGGTCGAGTCACGGCGTCAAAACCCGTCGTTCCGGTCGCCCGCCGGTCAGATGTGCGTCACGCCGGCGGTGGAAACGCCCGCCGGACCGCGTTGATCAGTTCGTCCAGCTTCGACAAGAACCGCGACCGATCCTTGGGCGTCATCGGTGCCGGTCCGCCTGTGACGGTGCCGCCCTGCCGCAATTCCTCGAATAGATTCCGCGTGGCCAGCGCCTCGCCGACGTTCATGTCCGTGAGCGGGTATCCTTTCGTGTCGAGGACGACGGCCCCGGCCGCCACGCACCGGGCGGCGAGCGGGACGTCGGCCGTGACGACGATGTCGCCCGGGCCGACCTGCCCGGCGATCCAGTCGTCGACGACGCCGAACCCGGTGCGGACCACCATCGTGACGTTCGGGCTGGTGGGCACCCGCATTTCGGCGTTGGCCGTCACCACGACCGGGAAGTTGTACCGTTTCGCGACGCGGTATATTTCGTCCTTGACCGGGCAGGCGTCGGCGTCGATGTAGAGGGTGAGCATGACGGTTACATTATCAGCGCCGGGACGCCGTTATTCGATTTTCGCGGACAAGAGAGCGATCGCAGCCGCCCGGTCTTTCGATCGGAACGTGTCGAGGAGTTGGCGGTGTTCGTCGTAAATGTTCAGCAGGCGGGTTTGTCGCCATTGAACCTGCATGAAGTGCGAGTGGATGCGGCCGACGAGCGTTTCCCAGATGACCATGAGGTCCGGCTGCTTCGAGCGTTCGAGGATTAGCCGGTGGAAGGCCACGTCTGCCTCGGCGATCGCATGAAAGTCCTGGGTCAAGCAGGCGTCGTGCATGGCCCGCAGGATTTCTTCCCAGCGGGAGAATGTGGCCTCGTCAAGTTCATCGAAGATCAGCCCGAGCGCGTACACCTCGACCGTCCGCCGGATCGGGATGATGAGGTCGCGGATCGCCTTCGGGGCGTCGGGGGCGACAGTTACCCCGCAATTGACCCGTGTGACGAGTAGGCCTTGTCGGATGAGTTGGTGGATCGCCTCCCGCACTCGGCCCCGGCCCACCTCGAATCGCTGACTCAGGCTCAGTTCGGTCAGCCGGTGGCCGACCTGGAGGCGGCCGGAAAGGATGTCGTCTCGCAGTTGATCAGCCACGTCCGTGGTGGTGATCTCCGCGGAATTTCGTGGCTGATCCGCAGCCGGGCCGCGGCGTTTCGCAGGCATGGCGGGACTCGAAGAGGTTGGAGGGCGAACACCAACACTGGTCTCGCGTTCCCGTCACAACGGGTCGAACCAGAAAACTCACGTCGCGGGGTTGACGGGCTCCCGCGGATTGTCGACATTATTGTAAACACACCGACCGGGACCGTCGAGGCTGAGTCCAAACGGACACCGCTCGCGGTTTGAACCTGGATCGATCCAGCCTCAGTGACTCTTTCTCCCGACGCCTTGTGTGAACCATCCGAGGCAGTGCGGTCCGCAGAACGGTTTTTCCGTTCCAGGCTCCTTCCTGACAACTTTCCGTGAGACGCGACCTCTGGAGACATCGTGATGCTCAGCCGATGGTCTGGAGTCTGTCGGGCGATCGTCCGGACTGCGATTCCATTCGCGATTCTTTTTCTTTTCCCAATACTGGGCACATCGGCGGCCGATCCTGTCGAGGCAAACGAGTTTTTCGAGGCGAATGTTCGCCCGGTCTTCGTCGAAATGTGCGGCAAGTGTCACGGGGCGAAGAAGCAACAAGGCGGGCTCCGGCTCGATTCCCGCGCGACGACACTGGCGGGCGGTGAGACCGGTCCGGCAGTCGTCGCGGGGCAACCCGACAAGAGCCTGCTGATCACGGCGGTCCGGCGCAAGGGCGACCTCAAGATGCCGCCGGACGCGCCACTGAAAGACGCGCAAATCGCGGCGCTCACCCGGTGGGTCGAACTCGGTGCCCCATGGCCGGCGGACAAAAGCACAGCCCAGTCGGGCGGTACTACGCAAGCGACTACCCACTGGGCGTTCCAGCCCGTGCGGAATCACGAACCGCCCACCGTTCGCGAAGCCGCTTGGGTGCGGACGCCGGTCGACCGCTTCGTTCTGGCCCGGCTGGAAGCGGAAGGGCTCCGACCATCCCAGGTCGCCGACAAGCGAACTCTCATCCGTCGGGCGACCTACGACCTGACCGGCCTCCCACCCACACCCGCCGAGGTCGAGGCGTTCGTCCGCGACGAGTCCCCTACTGCTTACGCGCGACTGATTGACCGATTGCTCGCGAGCCCCAGGTACGGCGAACAGTGGGGCAGGCATTGGCTCGATGTCGCTCGTTACTCCGACGCCAAAGGATACGTATACGCCCGGGAGGAGCGGTTCTGGGTCCACGCCTGGGCGTACCGCGATTGGGTCATCCGGGCGCTGAACCAGGACATGCCTTACGACCGCTTTCTCACCCTCCAGTTGGCTGCGGACCAGGTCGCCCCGAACGACCCGCCAGCGCAGGCCGCGATGGGCTACCTGACGCTCGGCCGGCGGTTCCTCGGCGTGAGCCACGACATCATTGACGATCGCATCGACGTGGTCACGCGCGGAATGTTGGGGCTGTCCGCAAGTTGCGCCCGCTGCCACGATCACAAGTTCGATCCGATCCCGACGGACGATTACTACTCGCTATACGGCATCTTCCGAAGTTGCTCGGAGCGGCAAGTTCCTGCAGGCGGCCCCGCACCCAAGGGGGCGGAAGGCGAGGCGTTCGCCCGGGGATTAGCTGAGCGTCAGAAGAAGCTCGACGACGCGCTGGCTCTGCGTCGAAATGAAGCCTCGGCCCGTGCCCGGGCCAGGGTGGGCGATTACCTCGAAGCACAACTGGAACTGAGCAAGTACCCGGAAGAGGGGTTCGACCAAATCCTCTCCCCGAACGATGTCATTCCGGAGACCGTCCGCCGGTGGCGAGACTACTTGGCCCGGACGGCAGCCAATCGCGACCGCATCTTCGCACCCTGGCATTCATTCGCTCGACTGTCACCTGCCGAGTTTTTGACCAGAGCGGCCGAAGTCTGCAAGGAACTGGTCGCCCGCCCAAAGAATGAGGTCAATCCACTCGTTCTTGCAGCGTTTGTGGTCCCACCCCGAGACATGCGCGAGGTCGCCCGGCGGTATGGCAGCCTGTTCGCGCGAGTCGGGACGCCGAAGGAACTAGCCGGGGCGTTAGCGGGCGGACCGGCCGCGCCGGTTCTGGGCCATGCCGACCCAGACGAAGACGCCGTCCGTCGGGTGCTGTTCGGACCGGATTCGCCCTGCAGCGTGCCGGACGAGCCGATCGTGAACGTGGAGGCATTTTTACCAACGCGCGAGATCGAAGCGATCTGGAAGCTACAAGCCGAGGTCGATCGGTGGCTGATCCGTGCGACGGTCCCGTCCGCTTATGCGACCGTACTCGTCGACCGGGCCGTCCCGACCAACGCCCGCGTGTTCCGCCGCGGAAACCCGGCGACGCCGGGGGCGGAAGTCCCGCGGCAATTCCTGGGCATCCTGGCCGGTCCGGGACGGCAACCGTTTCACGAAGGAAGCGGGCGCGTGGAACTCGCCCGGGCCATCACGAGCCCGACCAACCCGCTGACCGCCCGCGTGATGGTCAACCGCGTCTGGCTGCATCACTTCGGGGCCGGGTTGGTCCGCACGCCAAGCGACTTCGGCACCCGGGCCGAACCTCCTTCGCACCCCGAACTGCTCGACTGGTTGGCCCAACGATTCATGGCTGACGGCTGGAGCCTCAAGACCCTCCACCGTCAGATCATGCTCTCAGCCGTCTACCAACAAGCATCGACCGGGTCGACCGATCCAACGACCCTCGCCCGCGATCCGGAAAACCGACTGCTGTGGCGGATGAACGCCCGCCGGCTCACGTTTGAAGAGTTACGTGATTCCCTGTTCGCCGTGACGGCCGAACTCGACCTCCGCGAAGGGGGTAAGCCGGTCGACTTGCTCGCTGCCCCGTACCCGCCCCGGCGGGCGGTATACGGACTGGTCGACCGCGAGTATTTCCCGAATCTGCTGCGGACCTTCGACTTTGCCAATCCGGACCTGCACATTCCCCAACGGAGTGAAACCACGGTCCCCCAACAAGCCCTCTTTTTCCTCAACCACCAACTTCCGATCGACCGGGCCAAGACGCTGGCGAAGAACCCGACAGTGATTGCCGCGACGACACCCGAAGAGAAAGTGGCCCGCCTCTACCGACTCATTTACCAGCGAGACGCCACACCAACTCAGGTCCGGGCGTCCGTTGGCTTGGTCCAAGCTGCCGAGGAGGACGCCCGACCCACGGTGATGCGTCCAAAGGCGTGGACCTACGGGTACGGTGCGTACGACCCGAAGGCGGGGAAATTGACCAGCTTCCACCCGCTTCCGTATTTCACCGGCAGTGCCTGGCAGGGCGGCCCGAATTGGCCCGACGCGAGTCTGGGCTGGACCCAACTGACCGCGACCGGCGGCCACCCGGGCAACGACCTCACCCACGCGGCCGTCCGCCGTTGGACGGCCCCCAGGGATTGCGTCGTCCGAATTAGCTCCGAACTCGTACACGACGTCGCCCAGGGAGACGGCGTGCGGGCTTCGATCGTCAGCAGCCGTCACGGGCTTCTCAAGTCCGTCGTCGCACATAATTCGCGGGTGGATGTGAGCGTGCCGTTGGTCGTTGTTCGGGCGGGTGACACGATCGACTTCGTGGTCGACATCCGCGACGGGTTAAACAACGATCAGCATTTGTGGTCCCCGACCATTTCCGTGGTGACGGTGGGCGGTGGAACCGGATCGACCTGGAACGCCAAGACCGAGTTCGGCGGCACGACCCGACCCGCCCTCGGGCCGTGGGAACAGCTCGCCCAGACGTTGTTGATGGCGAACGAATTCAGTTTCGTGGATTAGATCCCGGAGGCCGTATGCCGTCGTTCACGCACCCCATGAGCCGCCGGGAATTGTTGCAACGGTCCGGTCTCGGCTTCGGCGCGCTTGGGCTCGCCGGATTGCTGGGATCGGACGCAGCGCTCGCCGCTCCCGCGGATTCGATGGCCCCGAAGGCGCCGCACTTTCCGGGCAAGGCCAAGCGGGTGATCCACTTCTTCCTGAACGGCGGGCCGTCCCACGTCGACACGTTCGACCCCAAGCCGGCCCTGGCGAAGTACGCCGGGAAACCACTGCCACAAACCTTGCTAACGGAGCGGAAGACCGGCGGGGCGTTCCCGTCGCCGTTCAAGTTTCAGAAGTACGGCAAGTCCGGCATCGAGGTGAGCGAACTCTTCGCCAAGACGGCCGCCCACATCGACGACGTGGCCGTGATCCGGTCGATGAAGGCCCAGGTGCCGAACCACGAACCGTCGCTGATGCTGATGAACTGCGGCGACGGCGTCCAGGCCCGGCCGAGCATGGGGTCGTGGATTCTCTACGGCCTCGGTAGTGAAAACCAGAATCTGCCGGGGTTCGTGGCCATGTGCCCGGGCGGGTATCCGATCAAGGGGCCGGACAACTGGCAAGCGGGCTTCCTTCCGGGAGCCTTTCAGGGAACGTACATCGACCCCCGCAACGAAGCCCTCGACAAGCTGATTGAGAACATCGAACACCGGCACACCACGACGCCCGCCCAACGCCGGCAACTCGACCTCCTGGCCGCCCTCAACGCCGAACACCGGCAAGGGAAAGCCGACGCCCGCCTGGACGCCCGCATCCAGTCATTCGAGTTAGCCTTCCGGATGCAGACGGAAGCGGCCGACGCGTTCGACATCTCGCGCGAGACTCAGGTTACCCGCGACCTGTACGGCGCGGGCGTCCACGGCCGGCAGACGCTAATCGCCCGCCGACTGTTGGAACGCGGCGTCAGGTATGTGCAACTCTGGCACGGGGCGTCCCAGCCGTGGGACCACCACGCGAACATCGCCAAGGACCACAAGAAACTCGCCGACGAGATCGACGGCCCGATCGCCGCCCTACTGACCGACCTGAAAACCCGCGGCATGCTCAACGACACTCTCGTCGTCTGGGGCGGCGAGTTCGGGCGGACGCCTACGAGCGAAGGAAGCGGGCGGGACCACAACCACTACGGCTTCACCATCTGGATGGCCGGTGGAGGGATCAAGGGCGGTACGGTGTACGGAGCGACCGACGAGTTCGGTTTCAAGGCCGCCGAGAACCCGACGAGCGTTCACGATCTCCACGCCACGATCCTGCACCTACTCGGGTTCGACCACGAGAAGCTGACCTACCGGTACGCCGGTCGCGATTTCCGGCTGACCGACGTTCACGGCCGCGTGATCCGCGACATCATTGCCTGATCGTTCTCCCACCCTCCTGAAATCGAAAGGCCGCCCGTGACCCGCCGCACCGTCCGCCCCGAAAAACTCGACCTCGATTCCCCCGGCCGTCGCGACTACTGGCTCGCGCTGGAACACGACAGCATCTGGGGCGATCACCTCATTCCGCTGACCGTGTTCGTCGGCCCTAAGGCGAAAGACGGGGAGGGGCTCGTCGCCTTCGGCTCGAACCACGGCAACGAGTACGAGGGGCCGGTCGCGATCAAGCACCTTCTTCGAGAGTTCAAAATCGAGGACGTGGTGGGTCGGATCATCCTGATCCCGGTGTTGAACCCGGCCGCGTTCCGCGCCGGAACTCGCGAAAGCACCCTGGACGACGGCGTGAACCTGAACCGGGCGTTCGTCCCCGGCGCGGGCACCACACCGGCCCTGGCGGGGATCACCCACCGGATCGCCGGATTCGTTCGGGAGTACATTTGGCCGCGGGTCCACGTCGTTCTCGACCTGCACTCCGGGGGCGATGTGGCCCGGTTCTCCATCTGCGCGAACTACCATCCTGTCGACGACCCCGACCTCGCCCACCGGATCGAAGACACGGCCCGCTGGTTCGGGACGCCGAGCCTCATGGTCTACCAGAACCAGACCCCCGGTCTGCTCCCGAGCGAGGCCGAACGGCTGGGCAAAATCACCGTCGGGACCGAACTGGGCTGGGGTAGTGCAGTCTGCACCGACGGCGTTCGCTACGGCCGTCAGGGTGTCCGGGCCGCGGCGATCAACCACGGGCAGATGTTGGGCACGATCGAGCCGATCGACTTTCACAAAGCGGGCACGCAGCGGAAGCTGGAAATGGTCGACCGCGAGTGCTTCACGGTCGCCCCGTTCGCCGGCCATTACGAGCCGATCATCGATTGCGGCAACCCCGTCAAAGCCGGGCAGACGGTCGGCTTGCTCCACGACTTCGACCACATCGACATGGACCCGTGGCCGGCGGTCGCCGGGGTCGACGGGGTGGTCCTTGCGCAAGCCTGGCGGGCGCCGATCTTGCGTGGCCAGCACATCGTCGTGGTCGCCCGTGAGCGGGCGTAGGCGGGAGTCTCGGGGCGCGGGAGGGCGTCGTCGGCAGGTGTCCCCGGGCTCCCGCCCGGGTCTACGTTAGGTCGCCCCGGAGGGGCTCAAATACCAAGAATTGCCCGGCGGTAGTTGTGAGTCCAACGGACCTGTTTTAAGCCCCTCCGGGGCGACCTACCGTAGACCCGGGCGGGAGCCCGTGGACACCTGCCCGTGACGCCCCTCCCACATCCGAGAACACCAACCAACAACTCTAACCGGAACTCGCGAATGAAGATCACCGAAGTCGTCTGTCAGGTGTTGCGGATCAAGAACGTCGTGGCCAAGACGGCCAGCAGCCAGGACTCGGTACTCGTTCGCGTTCGCACCGACACGGGGCTCGAAGGGATCGGCGAAGCCGATTCGTCGCCCGAGGTGGTCAAGGCGATCGTCGACGCCCCGTTCAGCCACAACATCGCCTGCGGGCTCCGACACCTCCTCGTCGGGGAAAACCCGCTTGAGACCGAACGACTCTGGCAGAAGATGTACCGCAAGACGATGTACTTCGGCCGTCGCGGCGCCGGGATCACGGCGATGGCGGCCATTGATATGGCCCTGTGGGACTTGAAGGGAAAACACTTCGGCGAACCGATCCATCGGCTGCTCGGCGGCAAGCAACACGACCGTATTCTCGCTTACGCCTCGATCCTCTTCGGCAAGACCGGCGACGAGACGGCCCGCATCGGCTCGCGGTGGCGAGAAGCCGGGTACAAGGCCGTCAAGTTCGGGTGGGAGCCGATGGGGGAAAATGAGGCGTTGGATGTGGACCTCGTCCGCGGGGCGAGGAAGGGCGTCGGGGTGGACGGGACGGTGCTGATCGACGCCGGCTGCGTGTGGGACGCGCGGACCGCCCTCCAGCGGGCCAACGCCTTCGCCGACTTCCGGATCGGCTGGCTAGAAGAACCGCTGCACCCGGACGACTACGACGGCTACCGCTGGCTCCGCGACCGCTCGCCCGTTCCGATCGCGTCCGGCGAAGAGGAGTGCGGCCGGCAAGCGTTCCGCCCGCTGATCGACGGCCATTGCCTGGATGTTTACCAGGTGGATCTGTCGCGGAACGGGTTCACGGACTCGCTCTATATTCGGCAGCGGGTCGAAGAGATCGGCGCCCGGCTATGCAACCACTGTTACACCAGCCCCGTGACCGTCGCCGCCAGCCTGCACTGGCTAAGCACTTGCCGCGACGCTTTTCTGTTCGAGGACTGTGTCGAGGATTCCCCACTGCGCCACGAACTGACGCACGAGAAAGTGCAAGCCGTGGACGGATGGATCACGGTTCCCGATCGGCCCGGGCTCGGGGTTACCTTAGACGAGCAATTCGTGCAAAAGCACCTGATTGCGGAGTCGCGGTAGTTCGCAACGTGTTCTGATTTGGCAGGCGAGACCGTTTGTCGTGGCGATCTGGGACAGGCAAGACGCTTGTCCCAAGCAGGTTACGAACATTTCTTGAGTAAATTCACCCGTTGTACCGCCTTCTCACAGCGTTTCTGGCACGCATTTCTTGCCCAACCCGCGTATCCTGTACTGTCGGTCTAATGTGTGTGGAAGAAAGCGGGCCGTTGCCTCACTGTGGCATTGCGATTGCTTTTATCTTCTTCCCCGCGTGGAATAGCCGTGCTTTTCGGCACCCACTATCGATCGGAGTTCGCCATGACACGTTACATGTTGGCCGCACTAGCCATTACCGGCTATTGGGTCTCGGCGGCTCGGGCCTTACCGCCGAGCCCCCAGCAAACCTTACGAGAGGCCACCGAAACGCTCGAAGAACTCGCGACGATCCCCAACAAAGGCATCCCGACCGCACTCTTGTCCGAGGCCCACGGGGT
The DNA window shown above is from Fimbriiglobus ruber and carries:
- a CDS encoding succinylglutamate desuccinylase/aspartoacylase domain-containing protein yields the protein MTRRTVRPEKLDLDSPGRRDYWLALEHDSIWGDHLIPLTVFVGPKAKDGEGLVAFGSNHGNEYEGPVAIKHLLREFKIEDVVGRIILIPVLNPAAFRAGTRESTLDDGVNLNRAFVPGAGTTPALAGITHRIAGFVREYIWPRVHVVLDLHSGGDVARFSICANYHPVDDPDLAHRIEDTARWFGTPSLMVYQNQTPGLLPSEAERLGKITVGTELGWGSAVCTDGVRYGRQGVRAAAINHGQMLGTIEPIDFHKAGTQRKLEMVDRECFTVAPFAGHYEPIIDCGNPVKAGQTVGLLHDFDHIDMDPWPAVAGVDGVVLAQAWRAPILRGQHIVVVARERA
- a CDS encoding YaiI/YqxD family protein, with protein sequence MLTLYIDADACPVKDEIYRVAKRYNFPVVVTANAEMRVPTSPNVTMVVRTGFGVVDDWIAGQVGPGDIVVTADVPLAARCVAAGAVVLDTKGYPLTDMNVGEALATRNLFEELRQGGTVTGGPAPMTPKDRSRFLSKLDELINAVRRAFPPPA
- a CDS encoding mandelate racemase/muconate lactonizing enzyme family protein, which encodes MKITEVVCQVLRIKNVVAKTASSQDSVLVRVRTDTGLEGIGEADSSPEVVKAIVDAPFSHNIACGLRHLLVGENPLETERLWQKMYRKTMYFGRRGAGITAMAAIDMALWDLKGKHFGEPIHRLLGGKQHDRILAYASILFGKTGDETARIGSRWREAGYKAVKFGWEPMGENEALDVDLVRGARKGVGVDGTVLIDAGCVWDARTALQRANAFADFRIGWLEEPLHPDDYDGYRWLRDRSPVPIASGEEECGRQAFRPLIDGHCLDVYQVDLSRNGFTDSLYIRQRVEEIGARLCNHCYTSPVTVAASLHWLSTCRDAFLFEDCVEDSPLRHELTHEKVQAVDGWITVPDRPGLGVTLDEQFVQKHLIAESR
- a CDS encoding DUF1501 domain-containing protein → MPSFTHPMSRRELLQRSGLGFGALGLAGLLGSDAALAAPADSMAPKAPHFPGKAKRVIHFFLNGGPSHVDTFDPKPALAKYAGKPLPQTLLTERKTGGAFPSPFKFQKYGKSGIEVSELFAKTAAHIDDVAVIRSMKAQVPNHEPSLMLMNCGDGVQARPSMGSWILYGLGSENQNLPGFVAMCPGGYPIKGPDNWQAGFLPGAFQGTYIDPRNEALDKLIENIEHRHTTTPAQRRQLDLLAALNAEHRQGKADARLDARIQSFELAFRMQTEAADAFDISRETQVTRDLYGAGVHGRQTLIARRLLERGVRYVQLWHGASQPWDHHANIAKDHKKLADEIDGPIAALLTDLKTRGMLNDTLVVWGGEFGRTPTSEGSGRDHNHYGFTIWMAGGGIKGGTVYGATDEFGFKAAENPTSVHDLHATILHLLGFDHEKLTYRYAGRDFRLTDVHGRVIRDIIA
- a CDS encoding GntR family transcriptional regulator, with protein sequence MPAKRRGPAADQPRNSAEITTTDVADQLRDDILSGRLQVGHRLTELSLSQRFEVGRGRVREAIHQLIRQGLLVTRVNCGVTVAPDAPKAIRDLIIPIRRTVEVYALGLIFDELDEATFSRWEEILRAMHDACLTQDFHAIAEADVAFHRLILERSKQPDLMVIWETLVGRIHSHFMQVQWRQTRLLNIYDEHRQLLDTFRSKDRAAAIALLSAKIE
- a CDS encoding PSD1 and planctomycete cytochrome C domain-containing protein; this encodes MLSRWSGVCRAIVRTAIPFAILFLFPILGTSAADPVEANEFFEANVRPVFVEMCGKCHGAKKQQGGLRLDSRATTLAGGETGPAVVAGQPDKSLLITAVRRKGDLKMPPDAPLKDAQIAALTRWVELGAPWPADKSTAQSGGTTQATTHWAFQPVRNHEPPTVREAAWVRTPVDRFVLARLEAEGLRPSQVADKRTLIRRATYDLTGLPPTPAEVEAFVRDESPTAYARLIDRLLASPRYGEQWGRHWLDVARYSDAKGYVYAREERFWVHAWAYRDWVIRALNQDMPYDRFLTLQLAADQVAPNDPPAQAAMGYLTLGRRFLGVSHDIIDDRIDVVTRGMLGLSASCARCHDHKFDPIPTDDYYSLYGIFRSCSERQVPAGGPAPKGAEGEAFARGLAERQKKLDDALALRRNEASARARARVGDYLEAQLELSKYPEEGFDQILSPNDVIPETVRRWRDYLARTAANRDRIFAPWHSFARLSPAEFLTRAAEVCKELVARPKNEVNPLVLAAFVVPPRDMREVARRYGSLFARVGTPKELAGALAGGPAAPVLGHADPDEDAVRRVLFGPDSPCSVPDEPIVNVEAFLPTREIEAIWKLQAEVDRWLIRATVPSAYATVLVDRAVPTNARVFRRGNPATPGAEVPRQFLGILAGPGRQPFHEGSGRVELARAITSPTNPLTARVMVNRVWLHHFGAGLVRTPSDFGTRAEPPSHPELLDWLAQRFMADGWSLKTLHRQIMLSAVYQQASTGSTDPTTLARDPENRLLWRMNARRLTFEELRDSLFAVTAELDLREGGKPVDLLAAPYPPRRAVYGLVDREYFPNLLRTFDFANPDLHIPQRSETTVPQQALFFLNHQLPIDRAKTLAKNPTVIAATTPEEKVARLYRLIYQRDATPTQVRASVGLVQAAEEDARPTVMRPKAWTYGYGAYDPKAGKLTSFHPLPYFTGSAWQGGPNWPDASLGWTQLTATGGHPGNDLTHAAVRRWTAPRDCVVRISSELVHDVAQGDGVRASIVSSRHGLLKSVVAHNSRVDVSVPLVVVRAGDTIDFVVDIRDGLNNDQHLWSPTISVVTVGGGTGSTWNAKTEFGGTTRPALGPWEQLAQTLLMANEFSFVD